The nucleotide sequence AATTCAAAGGCCACCGCCCGTAAAATCAACCCAACAATCATCACCACCGCTGGCAGATAGAGGGCATTGAGAACCGTGCCATAGGCCAAGGGAAAGGCTCCAAACAGTGCACCCCCCATCAACACTAGCCAGGTTTCATTGGCATCCCAAACATTGCCTAAGCTGGTCATCAAAATACTGCGGCGTTCTTCACTGGAGCTCGTTAGGGAGAGAATCCCAATCCCCAGATCAAACCCATCGAGGAGAACATACAAGAATAAAAAAAGACCGAGAATAAAAAACCAGACTTGGGGGAGAAATTGGGCTAAGGGTTCCATTGTCATCCTCACGTCATAGGGTTATTGCTGGGCTTCAATGGGACGCTGATCCGGTTGGTGCTGGGCCGGAATTTCCAGACTGGGTAAAACTTCCACCCCCGGAATTGGCAAGGACAGGTTGGGGCCTTTACGAATAATCCGACTGCCAAAATACAGGGCAGCGACAAATAGGGCTGAGTAGAGGACGGTAAACCCAATTAAGGAAAAGAGAACTTCCCCGGCCGGCAAATGGGAGGCCGCATCCACGGTGCGAATTTCCCCATAGACTGTCCAAGGTTGGCGGCCCACACAGCGAACAATCCAGCCCGTTTCGACGGCTAAGTACCCCAAGGGAGCCGCAAAGATCCAGGCCCGTAATGTCCAAGTTTGCTGGGCAATCACTCCCGGTTTTAACCGTCCCAGGCCCCACTGAAGCACTGTCACCAGCATTAACCCCACCAGGAAAAAGCCAATCCCACTCATGATCCGAAAGGAATAGAAGATTAAGCCAATCATGCGGGGGCGATTTTCGGGGGGGAAGTCTTTAAGCCCTTTAACGGGTGCGCTCAGGTTGGGTTTGAGTTCGAGGATGTAACCGAGGGCCTGGGGAATTTTAAGCTCCCAATCATTGGTTGCGGTTTTCTCATTAGGTAAGGCAACGAGTGTCCAATCCGCAGGTTGTCCCGCCGGAAGCGTTTTCCATTGGCTTTCAATGGCGGCAAGTTTGGTGGGTTGGTAGTGATAGACCTGCTCAGCACTGAGGTGACCAATGAAAATTTGCAGC is from Synechococcus sp. PCC 6312 and encodes:
- a CDS encoding cytochrome ubiquinol oxidase subunit I, translating into MDILANSVALSRMQFALTAIFHMLWPILTTGMAIYLVIVEGLWLKTRNSDYYHHARFWSKLYVLNFGIGVASGLPMEFQFGTNWAPFSEAVGDFFGSILGFEASMAFMLEAGFLGIMLFGWGRVPPAIHYLATIMVAFGANLSTFWILVANSWLQTPAGGTFVAGKFLVADYFQAIFNPFMLNSVLHMFFATLETSLFVIGGISAWYILQSRHVEFFSRSFKIVLAAAIAVAPLQIFIGHLSAEQVYHYQPTKLAAIESQWKTLPAGQPADWTLVALPNEKTATNDWELKIPQALGYILELKPNLSAPVKGLKDFPPENRPRMIGLIFYSFRIMSGIGFFLVGLMLVTVLQWGLGRLKPGVIAQQTWTLRAWIFAAPLGYLAVETGWIVRCVGRQPWTVYGEIRTVDAASHLPAGEVLFSLIGFTVLYSALFVAALYFGSRIIRKGPNLSLPIPGVEVLPSLEIPAQHQPDQRPIEAQQ